From Antennarius striatus isolate MH-2024 chromosome 14, ASM4005453v1, whole genome shotgun sequence, the proteins below share one genomic window:
- the nrm gene encoding nurim: MASVTVRGWALGSVSLLNFAFVFISGADFIRFVSFRAIYHNITGETALCQDSVPWSVALRDRSVLGSLLVDLGLLLLFITQHSLLAWSPVKRALQSVLGVLHRTAYCFTTGLALQVLMRYWQPVTGAPCLWAVRHAPWSVWFPLLCFSLHFLCWAVICSLLIVFDYPELMGIKQVYYDCLGLGDPLSHKSPQAQRLLSHLRHPVCLELGVVLWLLPALSLDRLLLAGALSGYLALAHSLDRRDLDFLCLQFRTKVQLLSDGQQDDHKGE; this comes from the exons ATGGCGTCAGTCACGGTACGTGGGTGGGCCCTGGGCTCCGTGTCCTTACTGAACTTTGCGTTCGTCTTCATTTCCGGTGCTGACTTCATCCGGTTCGTCTCCTTTCGAGCCATTTACCACAACATCACCGGGGAGACGGCTCTCTGTCAGG ACTCCGTACCGTGGTCCGTGGCCCTGAGGGACCGCTCCGTCCTCGGGTCTCTGCTTGTAGATCTGGGCCTGCTGCTTCTCTTCATCACCCAGCACAGTTTACTGGCCTGGTCACCGGTGAAACGGGCCCTCCAGTCGGTGCTGGGGGTCCTGCACCGGACGGCGTACTGCTTCACCACCGGCCTGGCGCTGCAG GTCTTGATGCGCTACTGGCAGCCGGTGACCGGCGCCCCCTGTCTGTGGGCGGTGCGTCATGCGCCCTGGAGCGTGTGGTTCCCTCTGCTCTGCTTCTCGCTGCACTTCCTCTGCTGGGCCGTCATCTGCAGCCTCCTCATCGTGTTTGATTACCCGGAACTGATGGGCATCAAACAG GTGTATTACGACTGTCTGGGTTTGGGGGACCCCCTGTCTCACAAGTCGCCCCAGGCCCAGcgcctcctgtctcacctgcgCCACCCGGTGTGCCTGGAGCTGGGCGTGGTCCTGTGGCTCCTGCCGGCCCTGTCCCTGGACCGGCTCCTGCTGGCGGGGGCCCTGTCGGGCTACCTGGCCCTGGCCCACTCCCTGGACAGACGGGATCTGGACTTCCTGTGCCTCCAGTTCAGAACCAAGGTGCAGCTGCTGAGCGACGGCCAGCAGGACGACCACAAGGGGGAGTGA